Proteins from one Deltaproteobacteria bacterium genomic window:
- the cimA gene encoding citramalate synthase encodes MDPILVYDTTLRDGTQGENINFSAEEKLKIARRLDDLGVHYIEGGWPGSNPRDAQFFELAKKEKFQHARLAAFGATRKQGLKPEEDANLKALLDSETAAVTIFGKTWDLHIEQIMNNTPAENLCMIQDSIAYLKSAGREVIYDAEHFFDGYKANAAYAVETLAAALEGGAAFVVLCDTNGGTLPFEIDAIFADVKLRLDEMYKGARKKPRIRFGIHTHNDCGMALANTVAAVRCGASMVHGTINGYGERCGNADLTAVIPVICSKMDLPCLPPENLKKLITVSRAVSETANIVPLNSRPFVGKSAFAHKGGIHVNAIMKNPDAYEHMDPEIVGNSRRVLVSDMSGKSNIEYKAMELGMKLGGNGFDSRQIVSKVKDLEQEGYQFDVADGSFKILTQKLTRQFKPLFDLESFRVTIEKDKDQPCTAHATIKISVDGRNEITAAEGFGPVSALDNALRKALDRFYPDLDTMRLVDFKVRVIDGRVGTAAKVRVLIESRDREDLWSTIGVSEDIIEASWQALADSFQYKLSHAIEQEKKP; translated from the coding sequence ATGGACCCAATCCTGGTATATGACACGACGCTCAGGGACGGCACCCAGGGAGAGAACATCAATTTTTCGGCCGAGGAAAAGCTCAAAATCGCCCGCCGGCTCGACGATCTCGGCGTCCACTACATCGAAGGCGGCTGGCCCGGTTCCAATCCCAGGGACGCCCAATTTTTTGAGCTGGCAAAAAAAGAGAAATTCCAACATGCCCGTCTGGCCGCGTTCGGCGCCACCCGCAAACAGGGCCTGAAGCCCGAGGAGGATGCCAATCTCAAAGCTCTGCTGGACAGCGAAACAGCTGCGGTGACTATTTTCGGCAAAACCTGGGACCTGCACATCGAGCAGATCATGAACAACACCCCGGCCGAAAATCTGTGTATGATTCAGGATTCGATCGCCTATCTCAAAAGCGCCGGCAGAGAGGTCATTTATGATGCCGAGCACTTTTTCGACGGGTACAAGGCGAACGCGGCATACGCCGTCGAGACCCTAGCGGCGGCCCTCGAAGGCGGTGCAGCATTCGTGGTCCTGTGTGATACCAACGGCGGCACCCTCCCCTTTGAAATTGATGCCATTTTCGCGGACGTGAAACTGCGGCTCGACGAAATGTACAAGGGGGCTCGGAAAAAACCACGTATCAGGTTCGGCATCCACACCCACAACGACTGCGGCATGGCACTGGCCAACACCGTGGCGGCCGTACGCTGCGGCGCCTCCATGGTTCATGGGACCATCAATGGATATGGGGAGCGCTGCGGCAACGCCGACCTGACAGCCGTCATCCCGGTTATCTGTTCCAAAATGGACCTCCCCTGTTTGCCGCCTGAAAACCTCAAGAAACTGATTACCGTTTCCCGGGCCGTAAGCGAAACAGCCAACATTGTCCCGTTGAATTCACGCCCTTTCGTAGGAAAGAGCGCCTTTGCCCATAAAGGCGGCATTCATGTCAACGCCATCATGAAAAATCCCGATGCGTACGAGCACATGGATCCGGAAATCGTCGGCAACAGCCGCCGGGTGCTGGTCTCGGACATGTCCGGCAAAAGCAACATCGAGTACAAGGCTATGGAACTCGGCATGAAATTGGGGGGCAACGGATTCGACAGCCGTCAAATTGTGAGCAAGGTCAAGGACCTGGAACAGGAGGGCTATCAATTCGACGTAGCCGACGGATCTTTTAAAATTCTGACCCAGAAGCTGACGCGTCAGTTCAAACCTCTGTTCGATTTGGAATCGTTCCGGGTGACCATTGAAAAAGACAAGGATCAACCCTGCACGGCCCACGCCACCATTAAAATCTCTGTTGACGGCCGCAACGAAATCACCGCCGCCGAAGGCTTTGGACCGGTGAGCGCCCTCGACAACGCGCTCAGAAAAGCATTGGACCGATTCTATCCAGACCTGGATACCATGCGTCTGGTGGACTTCAAGGTGCGAGTCATCGACGGCCGCGTCGGTACGGCCGCCAAAGTGAGGGTTCTCATCGAATCCCGCGACCGGGAAGACCTCTGGAGCACGATCGGTGTTTCCGAAGATATCATCGAAGCAAGCTGGCAGGCCCTGGCGGACAGCTTCCAGTACAAGCTGTCACACGCGATCGAACAGGAGAAAAAGCCATGA
- the ilvC gene encoding ketol-acid reductoisomerase: MALIDFGGTKEEVITSQEFTLEKAREVLQDETIAILGYGVQGPGQALNMRDNGLQVIVGQREGGRSWERAVEDGFVPGKTLFPIEEAAGRGTLVQFLLSDAGQVETWPAVKAGLNAGDALYFSHGFGIVYTDQTNIIPPENIDVILVAPKGSGRSVRMNFLDGSGINSSFAVHQDYTGRARERALAAGIAIGSGYLFPTSFEKEVYSDLTGERGVLIGCLAGVMEAQYATLRKNGHSPSEAFNETVEELTQSLIRLVAENGMDWMMANCSTTAQRGALDWSPRFRDAVLPVFDELYKSVVSGQETRRTLEKNSQPDYREKLQMELETIKNSEMWKTGAAVRALRPENRK; encoded by the coding sequence ATGGCACTTATCGATTTTGGAGGAACAAAGGAGGAGGTCATCACCTCACAGGAGTTTACCCTGGAAAAAGCACGCGAAGTGCTGCAGGACGAAACCATAGCCATTCTGGGCTATGGCGTTCAAGGCCCGGGGCAGGCCCTCAACATGCGCGACAACGGCCTGCAGGTGATCGTTGGCCAGCGGGAAGGCGGGCGTTCCTGGGAACGCGCCGTGGAGGACGGGTTCGTACCGGGCAAGACGCTGTTTCCCATCGAGGAAGCCGCCGGAAGAGGCACGCTTGTTCAGTTTCTGTTGTCCGACGCCGGTCAGGTGGAGACCTGGCCGGCCGTCAAGGCCGGCCTGAATGCCGGCGACGCCCTCTATTTCTCACACGGGTTCGGCATCGTTTACACGGACCAGACCAACATCATCCCGCCTGAAAATATCGATGTCATCCTCGTGGCGCCGAAGGGGTCCGGAAGAAGCGTGCGCATGAACTTCCTGGACGGCAGCGGCATCAACTCCAGCTTTGCCGTTCACCAGGACTATACGGGGCGGGCAAGGGAGAGGGCCCTGGCCGCAGGTATCGCCATTGGATCGGGCTATCTGTTTCCCACCTCTTTTGAGAAAGAGGTCTACAGCGATCTCACCGGAGAACGCGGCGTGCTCATCGGATGCCTGGCCGGCGTGATGGAAGCCCAGTACGCCACGCTGCGAAAAAACGGCCACAGCCCCAGTGAAGCCTTCAACGAAACCGTGGAGGAATTGACCCAGAGTCTCATCCGCCTGGTGGCGGAGAATGGCATGGACTGGATGATGGCCAACTGCAGCACCACCGCCCAGCGTGGCGCGCTGGACTGGTCCCCCAGATTCCGCGACGCCGTTTTACCCGTGTTCGACGAGCTTTATAAAAGCGTGGTGTCCGGTCAGGAGACCCGCCGGACACTGGAAAAAAACAGCCAGCCCGACTACAGGGAAAAGCTCCAGATGGAACTGGAGACCATTAAAAATTCGGAAATGTGGAAAACAGGCGCGGCAGTAAGGGCCTTGCGCCCGGAAAACCGCAAATAA
- the ilvN gene encoding acetolactate synthase small subunit, whose product MNEEKHILTMLVDNQPGVLSRVVGLFSGRGYNIESLCVAPTIDPLVSRITLVTKANLPAIEQIEKQLRKLINVIKLRDLSGKEAVHREMALICVRTKPENRAEILRIVDIFRCKVVDIGLEHYIIEVSGSSDKLSALINLLKPMGIKKIARTGSVALFREPN is encoded by the coding sequence ATGAATGAGGAAAAGCACATACTGACCATGCTCGTCGACAACCAGCCCGGGGTCCTTTCGAGGGTCGTGGGCCTTTTCAGCGGAAGGGGATACAACATCGAAAGCCTTTGCGTGGCGCCCACCATCGATCCCCTGGTGTCGCGTATAACCCTGGTGACCAAAGCCAATCTGCCGGCCATCGAGCAGATAGAAAAACAGCTGAGAAAGCTGATCAACGTGATCAAGCTGCGCGATCTCTCCGGCAAGGAAGCGGTTCACCGGGAGATGGCCCTGATATGCGTCCGGACCAAACCGGAAAATCGGGCGGAAATACTGAGGATTGTAGACATCTTCCGCTGCAAGGTAGTGGACATCGGCCTGGAACACTACATTATCGAAGTGTCCGGCAGCAGCGACAAGCTCAGTGCCCTGATCAACCTCTTGAAACCCATGGGCATCAAGAAGATCGCGCGCACGGGGTCAGTGGCACTGTTCCGGGAACCGAACTAA
- the ilvB gene encoding biosynthetic-type acetolactate synthase large subunit: MELTGGQILMRTLVEEAVEVIFGFPGGAVIEMYDELVKTDIQHILVRHEQGAVHAADGYARASGNVGVCLVTSGPGATNTVTGIASAYADSIPLVVITGQVPTQLIGNDAFQEVDIVGITRPCTKHNYLVNDVADLARVMREAFYLARTGRPGPVLVDIPKNVVSAKTTYKSVPGVRMRSYNPTYHPNMKQLKKVADLVRKAEKPVIFTGGGVILSGASEELTALARNTGIPVTGSLMGLGSFPGTDPLWLGMLGMHGTYRANMSVSFCDLLIGVGVRFDDRVTGKTDDFAAQAKIVHIDIDPTSIRKNIAVNIPVVGDCKKSLSRLNELLSDLDTRAQAEKKADWINQIADWKKSNPLDYDQKDVIKPQFVVETLFELTEGRAIITTEVGQNQMWAAQYYHFDRPNNFITSGGLGCMGFGLPAAIGAQIAHPERTVVDIAGDGSIQMNIQEMATAVQYKLPVKVVVLNNGYLGMVRQWQELFYGRRYAATCMDCAPDFVKLAEAYGAIGLRAEKPAEVEAVLARGLAAEGPVIMDFRVESEECVYPMVPAGAPISEMLLV; the protein is encoded by the coding sequence ATGGAATTAACAGGCGGCCAAATTCTGATGCGGACCCTGGTGGAGGAAGCTGTGGAGGTTATTTTCGGTTTTCCCGGGGGGGCGGTCATCGAGATGTACGATGAACTCGTTAAAACGGACATTCAGCACATCCTCGTCAGGCACGAGCAGGGGGCGGTGCATGCAGCCGACGGCTACGCCAGGGCAAGCGGCAATGTCGGCGTCTGCCTGGTAACCTCGGGGCCAGGTGCCACCAACACGGTTACGGGCATTGCCTCGGCCTATGCCGATTCCATCCCCCTGGTCGTCATCACCGGGCAGGTACCCACCCAACTGATTGGGAACGATGCCTTCCAAGAGGTGGACATCGTGGGCATCACCAGACCGTGCACCAAGCACAACTACCTGGTTAACGATGTCGCCGATCTCGCCAGGGTCATGCGGGAAGCCTTTTACCTGGCAAGAACCGGCAGACCCGGTCCGGTCCTGGTGGATATCCCCAAAAACGTCGTTAGCGCCAAAACCACCTATAAATCCGTTCCCGGGGTGCGCATGAGGTCCTACAACCCGACCTATCACCCCAACATGAAGCAGTTGAAAAAGGTGGCCGACCTGGTGCGGAAAGCCGAAAAACCGGTTATCTTCACCGGCGGAGGCGTCATCTTGTCCGGTGCTTCGGAAGAATTGACCGCGTTGGCCCGCAACACCGGCATACCGGTCACGGGCTCCCTGATGGGGCTGGGCAGTTTTCCGGGCACCGATCCCTTGTGGCTGGGCATGCTTGGCATGCACGGCACTTACCGGGCCAACATGTCCGTCAGCTTCTGCGATCTCCTAATCGGCGTCGGCGTACGTTTCGACGATCGCGTCACCGGTAAAACAGACGATTTTGCCGCCCAGGCAAAAATTGTCCACATAGACATCGACCCCACGTCCATCCGCAAAAACATCGCCGTCAACATCCCCGTCGTCGGCGACTGCAAAAAATCGCTGTCCCGGCTGAACGAACTTTTGTCCGACCTGGACACGCGTGCCCAGGCGGAAAAAAAAGCGGACTGGATAAACCAGATCGCCGATTGGAAAAAGAGCAATCCCCTGGACTATGATCAAAAGGATGTCATCAAACCGCAGTTCGTGGTTGAGACACTCTTCGAACTGACCGAAGGCCGAGCCATCATCACAACGGAAGTCGGCCAAAATCAGATGTGGGCGGCCCAGTACTATCACTTCGACCGCCCCAACAATTTTATTACGTCAGGCGGCCTGGGCTGTATGGGGTTCGGGCTCCCTGCGGCCATCGGCGCGCAGATAGCGCATCCGGAAAGAACCGTGGTCGACATTGCCGGAGACGGAAGCATCCAGATGAACATTCAGGAAATGGCCACCGCCGTCCAGTACAAGCTGCCCGTCAAAGTCGTCGTTTTAAACAACGGTTATCTCGGAATGGTGCGGCAATGGCAGGAGCTTTTTTACGGCCGGCGGTATGCCGCCACCTGTATGGACTGCGCGCCCGATTTCGTGAAGCTGGCCGAAGCTTACGGCGCCATCGGTCTGAGAGCCGAAAAACCGGCAGAGGTGGAAGCGGTCCTCGCCCGAGGTCTTGCAGCCGAAGGCCCGGTCATCATGGACTTCAGGGTGGAATCCGAGGAGTGCGTCTACCCCATGGTCCCGGCCGGCGCGCCCATTTCCGAAATGCTGCTCGTATAA